The following nucleotide sequence is from Phocoena phocoena chromosome 17, mPhoPho1.1, whole genome shotgun sequence.
AAGgacaaaaattataatataacTCAGAAGCTAATTATCTCCATGGTTTGTTCAATTTATTAGAGATTTTAGGTATGAAACTGGAGATAAGGGaagtttcaaaattaaaactgaaactctgaaacTTTTAAGACTGTCTCAACATAGACAGGTAAATATTCCTCCATGTACATGACTGCATTAGTTTCAAAGGAAAAGAGTGAAGACATTTGGCAGTCCAAGTGCCCCTTCTTTCTGACAAACTGGGGCACATCATTTCCCTAGAACTTACAAAAGAATTCTAACAAAGTAGAGATCaaagcaagaattttttttaaaaaagcttaaggCACAGCTGGCTGGTGTAAGTCACTTGGCACTCCCAAGTAAACCATTAGGTCTTCATGATAAAGATACAAGATTCCCTCTGTTCCAAAGAGGGGCAATCAAACATGGAGCTGTGGACAGCTGAATCTCTGCATCAGGGATGTATCCCATTTGGTCATTGCCCTAGGTCAAGAGTAAATAATCCTGttaaacttgttttaaaattccCTGGGCACTTACTGTTGGTTTCCTATCTGTTTTGAGGAGAAAACGCATATTAACTAGTTTCACATTCCTGCTACTGAATAATTATCATGCTTAAGAACTCCCAATAGAGGTAAAGGAATCATCACTTGGAAAtaagaattttcaaaaacaaagttgCATCAAGAGGTTCTAATTTCCACTCACGTGATCATCCTCAGTTACGTCTGGTGAATTCTGCCTCTAGTCACAGATGACACTAATacataataagtatttattaaattctttctttttaaatcaaacaCATTTTATTACTAATAAGTTTGGACTTTCTCGGAAGGGTTAGCGTTACACCCTTTGTAATTCTGAACATCTGAATGGTACAGAGAACCCACGGCTGCAAATACTGcccttttcctcatttctcaACGTCCTATTCTCCCTGCTTCCTCGACAGTTATGGAAGAGGGGGGATGAAGCTTTCAGAGAATTTGTGagttggaaaggaaaggaataagCCATTAGAAGCAGAACTTAGGTAGAGACAGCAGCCTGCCTTTAGGAGTCTGCAAGTATTGGAAGTTCAGCTCAATTTTGGAACTTCCTTCCCTCTAGTTCTGTTTGTAAAGTTTCCCAGAGCCTCAAACGGAGCCTTCCAGACTATGGGAACTTACTAAATAACCGCCTGAGCAGATGCATATATGCTCAGGATTCGACCAAATTAAATCCTAGCTTCTCCCCAGCaactccctaagcctcagttttctcatctgtaaagcagagCAATCATAATTAGAGTTTCTGTGATAATTGCCCCAGGAGATAATAGTAACCCTAGCAATCCTTATATTCCTGTGAACTCCTCAAGCAtagtcactgtgttttcattcatACAACTTTGTATTGTGACCACAGAACCAGGCAAGGAATGAGGATGTGCAGTTCCCATTAGATGTCATTTTAATATCCATAAGAGTTGTAGATTTTCCAGACATGAAGAATATAGAAAAAGATTATAGAATTCTGATGACCAGAGTTTGATGATAAAGTTGGAAAAGGTTGTGGAAGAACTATGTAAGGGTAGAATAATTCAATAAAGTGGCAGTAAAGTAATTTTAAAGCCAAAGGTGAAAACAAGGAAATGTCCTAAGGTCATTAAACAAATGTGAAATCCAGTTAATTAATGGAGAAAGTTAGCCACAATCTTAATGGGGAGAATAGAATTCAATTTACCCAAATTAGAAGGAAAGATGAGTTAACAGCCTCTCTTGAACCCTGGAGAGACCAACTCAAAAGATATGGGTCTGGAATTCCTGTTGGTACAGTGACTATTAAAAGGGAGTTGGAATTTTGGCCAGAATCCCAGGGAGAATCCTTCTCCTTTCTCAACCAAAGCCTCTGGTAGATTTGCAGCCACAGTCTGTTGACATGGTCTCCCCACCTTGCTTGTGAAACTATACTTTGTCAGTAGTGGGTTAGTGTTTTTAACCCAAAGAAGCTTTGGAATAGAGTACAAAGATTAAGTAAATCAAATCCAAATTATTAACACTTTTGTATTAAGTTCAAAAATAGTGTTTTTTAATCATTGAGACAAcctatatatatttgatattttaaatgtgtgcatgttttaagaaaatgtgGTTTAGTAAGGTATCTAACAGGTTAGCCTTCTGACATCAATTTAAATGGGCAACTAAGTAATTAACTTTAGATTCCCAGTGTTAAAAACAGTATAAGCAAGCAGTATGGAAATGCTTAATAGAACTTAAGAATCATCATCCTTAGAGGTCTAATTGATTAGCTTTACTTGGAGTAGTTTAAGTACATGGGGAGATTTTTCCTGTTAGAGAAATGTGCAGgactttacaaaaaaaagaaaaagaatatattagatTGACAAAATCAACGTATGATATTTAATAGAAGTTTATTAGCTAGGTTTGTAATGAGAGTTGGTTGATTCAGGGAGGTTGTTCCACTCAACTTGAGCTGAACAGACAGGAATCAAAAGCTCCCTTAAAAAATCTTGTTAAAATTACTAGATTTACAAGTAAAATAGGAtttgtacatttattcattcaacatatttattgaatattgctAAGAATATAGCGATAAACAAaacaagggcaaaaaaaaaaaagctttatgggACCTACATTCATTAAACTTAACGAGCTTTAGGAAAAAACTAAGTTATTAAATGTTTTGCTTTAATACGTtggatattaatttttaaacaagttaGCTACAAATAGTCTCTTTATTGCACAAAATGTTCCCCAGTGGacagcaaaaaatttcacactgGTAAGTGTCTTCATTTATCCTGTGTCATCAGTGCTTAGTTCACATACAACTCAAAATTGTGTGTGGCTTGAGGGTTGAGTCCTCCTATATTGACTTCCACATCACTCACAAGAGATCTGAGTtaagcaagatttttttcttaaactgcgAATGTCCCCAAGGTTAAGGAGCTTAGAGATATTTACATCTTCATGTAATTTAACCATATTGTGTTTTTTCTAACATCTGAGTTAAGAAATAAACTTTCTgatggaggaaagagaggaaaataactTTGGGGATGGAAATATCTGTGCAGAGAAAGGAAATCTCTGGAATGGGGGCATGttaaggggcagggctgggagtccTCGGGGCAGTTGGGAGGTCGAGGGACTTGGGTGATGGGTATAGAAAAAGTGATggaaaaatgcaaagaattttCAACTATTTCAAAAAGAGCCTCCgcccaggaaagagaaagaacttCTTTTTTGCTCTCCCAGGTGATTATCTGTACCCAAAACCCATTGGTCAAACTTGCTTTGTTAAGAAGTTCCACTGGGGTAAATAAAGCTTTTGCAAAATGACCTGGAAACTCAAACGAACGTTGTTTCCAAAGGAGAATGTTTCTCAGTTCTAAACAGCCCACTTACAACGTCTATTGAAACATAACCTGTCTGTAAATTGACCAGTATTTTGATAATCAAAACTCACAAAAACCACACCCAAGGCAGTTCCAGAAAACTGCAGAGAAGCTACAGGAGCCCAGCAATGACCTAAACCATGCATCTGCAGAAGCAAGCCCTAAGCTGAGAACTCCCAGAGCCTTGCAATCCATACGCATTTTTCAGCTTCCTTATCCCAGCAATCATAATTCACTTATTCCAAAACTTCAGGCAATGCTGGTGGCCCCTGGAGCAGCAACTCCTCCTCCAATTGGCCACGCCCAATAATAGTGGCTAACTGCAAATTCTCCACACTGACATTTAGGGACCAGTTAGAGAGCAGGTAGATGTCTCAGGGCAGAATTGTATAGTGGTTAATTCTTCAGGCTCTAGAGTCTGAAAGAACTACGTTTAAATCCTAACTACCACTGGCAGGCTACTTAAACTCGccacatctcagtttcctcatctgtaaaatggggattataataatacctatttcgTGGAGTTGCTGAggagtttaaatgagataatgcccgGACAGCATCATGCTTGACATAGAGTGAGCACTCAGACTTAACACCTGTACACGGGCTCCCTAATTTATGGCAAGTGAACAAATAGAACAACATTTCATATCTTCTGCTCCCGCTAAGGCATAATGTAAATGGTAATTATGGACATCTTGGCTGGCCTAGTTACCTTACAACTTTTTTCAACATTAAAGAAACTAAGAAATAATCCAGTTCCTATTTGGGCTCTTGAGATGTTGGAATGAGTTACAGGCTTATAAACACTGTTCTAATAGTTGACAAGGATTTGGCTTTAATCTGGTGAATGAAAATTTCATGAAAAGAGAGTTATGGAAGAGTTGTGAGGAAAAACTCTAATGTTCTGAATGACGGATTTCAAAATAATCCTCAGTGCCTTTTCAGACATTCAGTCCCATACTGGACCACAATACCACTGACGGTAGGTAATTCCTtgagaaaatgatttttcttaaatAGATCCATATAAACCAGGCTGATTTATTAAGGgggaaaatgaatttaataatacAGTATTCGATTGAGTATCATCCAGGAAAAGTGTActgtaaaaaatgttttgaatattaattGACCTCTGGTAACTTTCGTGTCGTAAATATTTGTATTATAGTGAGgtagacagttaaaaaaaaaaactctccattAGACAGACttaaaattttgtaataatatttaagaaaatgataacattATGAAAGAACGAAATATCTGATGAATGCTTAACTTTGTACAACTcgaatataaactttaaaaatattagaaattataaCATTTGAGTGCATATAACGTTTTGTACATTAAGATGAATTGCAtgctgtccatttcctctttgcACTTTCAGTCaccttaaataaacaaatatatacagcCTTAACAGAACAACAGTGCATCCAAAgcaaatgtgcattttaaattatttctcctggccaagtcttttttttctttcacttagcgtttTATATTAGCATTTATTATCAGTCTCACCCTTTCTTGGACAGTTTGTAGTTCTCTGAACCAAACAAGCAACAGGTTTAGATCAAGAGAGAGCAAAACcacttaggaaaaacaaaaactttttgtAATGGTTGGTACAAGTTCCCTTGTTTAAACCATTTAATGGTCAAAGCTGAGAAGGAAGCTAACTCTTCAAAGGGCCTACTTATGGACAATGTTTGAAAATAATACTGGTGCAGGCTGGGGGAAAGTTCATGTTTTTGGCAATCTGGGGATGGGTATTTAGCTTGTGCTCTGCTCTCTCCTGCTTCCGGAAAATGAATtccatccctgcctccttcctcacCGTCCGTCCCCGTCGTCTCCCACCTCAAGCTCAATGTAACACTTTGCTCTTTTCACAGTTTCTCATtactaagttttaaaaacattgcCTAGCTGGTAATTACAATCTGAAACAATTCTTTTGGGGGAGCCCTGGGCTATTGATGGCTGGTAATCTTTCAGGAATgtcagagagaggggagggaacaAAGATTCTAAAGAACCTTTGGAGACAGGGGTTTGTGTCTCCTTtcatccctctcctccctgctcctggCCTGTCCCTCTATCCCCATCCTTGGTGAGGGAGGGGGGAACCACCTTCCCTCCTGACTTCACCCTCCCTTTTCTTGGGTCACTTTCCCATCCTCTGCAACTCTTAACTTAGTTCTACAGTTCCCCAGCCCTACCCATTTTTTGCTTAAATGGGAAATCACCTTCTCCTTCAAAGGGGATGTCTGAATTTTGGCAAATTCTGTTCAAAGAAATCAATGAGAAACAGACTTGAGGAAGGGCTTTTCCACAGGTTACCTCCAGCCTGGGCTAAGGCACCTCTATGTCAGTCCCTCACAGGCAAGCCTTGTGGTTTCTCATTATCCTTTAGGGGGTTCCACTCGGACTCATTCTTGTCATTCCATCCATACCAGCTCCCTTTTCCCCCAGAAAAAGCAATAGTAATGGCAGTGACCTGAGCCCCCTGGAGTGAGATGCAGGTTGCCACTTCCCTATGCGGAAAGaggccagggcagagctgggtaTACAAtcaagcggggggggggggggaaaaggCCCACTTGGGCCCACCTCTTGCAAAGCTCTTCTAATGGCAGGACCCCTCCTGGCTTTCCTATTTCTCTACCTTAACACTTTCTGTTGGGGGGAAGGGCGAGGGGACAAGGCACAGGCTACGACACGGCCAGAAAGACCCCACCTTCTTTACACAGGTAGCAAACAATCAGACCGAGATGTGGTCAAAGGTGATTCTTCCCCCCAGTTTCCCTTCTTAAACTATTAATTTTTCAATCCTTGGAGCAGTTGAGAGCCAGGTATGCGTctcccctgccctcacctcccaTCAAAACCTGgagacacacaaggaaatccaAAGCCacaataataaagacaaaaactaaagaaatcctCCTTGGCTTGTTTCTCCAGGGTGGCCGGGCAAGGTGTGAAAATCCGTTGCTCCCTCTGGGCTGGCAGGTGGAAGGTTCTGGAAAGGCGGAACTCCCTGGTCTCCCACCCGGCTGAAAGCCCAGGCTGTTGCCCCACTCTCTGCCTCGTCCAAGGCTAGCTCCTCCTCCGCCCCTCTGCAGTCAGGCCTCCCCAGCGGCCCCGGGCCAAGGCGGCAGGGAAGGCGCCGCTACCTGCAGCCGCAGGACTCCACCACCATGTCCTCGTACTGCTTGTAGACCACGTTATTGCCCGCGTCGATGTACAGGATGCTGATGGGAGTCAGTTTGGTGGGCACGCAGCAGCTGGGCGGGGTAGAGCCGGGGTCCATGGAGTTCATCAGCGTCTGGATGATGGCGTGGTTGGTGGGCTCCAGGTGCGAGCGCAACGGGAAGTCGCACACGCCTTCGCAGTGGTAGGCCTCGTACTCCAGGGGCGCGATAATCCAGTCGTCCCAGCCCAGCTCCTTGAAGTTCACGTGCAGGGGCTTCTTGCTGCAGCGCAGCCTCGACTTCTTGCCGTGCCGCTTGCCGTGGCGGCTGGCGAAAGCTGTGCGCCGCCGCCGGCGGCCGGGCGAGGGCAGCCAAGACCCGGCGTCTGGGGTGCCCGACGGCGGCGGCCACGACCCCTCGGCGCCCGCGCCAGGGCCCGCAACCTCGGCCGAGCCCAGCTGCTCGCGCATCTCGGCGAACAGGTTCTTGCGCTGGGATCGGGTGAACACCACGAGCAGGGCGCGCTCCTGGGGGGTCCGCACCCTCCGGCCGAAGCCCAGACTCCGCAGGTCCGGGGGCGGTGGCTGCTGGAGCCCCGGCGCGGCGCGCGCCTCGGCCTCGCCGGCTCCCTGCTCGCCCCACGCGACCCGCAGCTCCAAGCACAGCTGCTCCCGGGGTTGGTGGCGCAGGACCTGCCACACGTCGAAGACTTCCCAGCCGGGCCGGGGCGCCCCCTGCGGGTCCAGGGTCCGCGCGTCCAGCAGCAGGGGCGACAGGCAGGGGAAGAGCTGCACTTGGAGCGGCCTGGCCGGCGGCCCCCAGGGCGCTGCGGGCGCCTGGCGAAAGAGCCGCAGCTCCGCGCCCACCAGCTCTTCTTTGTCTGAGAGCGTGGACACATCAAACAAATACTTCTGTCTCCGGAGAGGAGTGTGCGAGAGATCGTCTGcgagataaaaaataattacagtcAGTTTCACTTAagagggagatcagcccggtgctccGCGGCCGCCCCTGGGAGGAAAAGGGCGGGGAGGGAACGGGACAGGCCGGTAGAGGTCCAGCTCGGCCCGCCCGTGGCTGACCACCCCGCCTCCCCGCCCGGCGGTGCGCGGCAAAGAAGGGGAGGGCACCAGGgcggccccctcctccccttcagcCCGGGACTCCCTGGGCGGAAGTCGGTGGCTGCTGGAGtggcggccgcggcggcggctCCCGGGTTTTCCCCCAGGAGCCTATGTAACCACTAATGTGCCCTTTGTGGTCGCAGGCCGGCCCGCATTCCCCCAGACCTCCTCTCGGCTGGCTCATTCTCATCATTCACGTCTcggttcaaatgtcacctcctccgaAAGGCCATGCTCGACCACCCGGATCTAAAGTAGCCTCCCTCGGTCACTATCACGGGACCCCGGTTTATTATCTTCACGGCACTTAGCACTATCTACAGTGACCTCGTTTATATTTGTCTCCTTAGTGGTCTGTCTTTCCCAGCATAAGCCCGCCCCTCTCCAACAGCCCATAGGAGCTAGGACCCTGTCCTGTCCATTTGGCTCACCGCAACGGCTACAGGCCTGCTCGACCGAGGATACACGCTGGTCAGTAAGTGGGAAACATCTAGAGCAGTCATTCTCAGTCTACCACCTAGAGAATTTTGAAATTACCAGCGCCAGGGTATGCTTCAGCCAACTGAATCAATATCTGAGGACAGGGCCTGGATATTGGACCTTTGTTGCGGTTTGTTAGCTTTGGTTTTTTAAAGCTCCAAGTTGGACTTGAAGGTGCAGCCCTAGTTGAGACCCACGGGTCTGGGAGAAGATGCCGCCCAGCAGGCAGTTTTGCTGGTGCGTTTAGGCCCAGGACAAAGTTGACACAATGAGGAGCTGcagtgtgatttctttctttctaaaattcatcAGCCACTTAAA
It contains:
- the GDF6 gene encoding growth/differentiation factor 6 — protein: MDTPRVLLSAVFLISFLWDLPGFQQASISSSSSSTQLGSAKGMRSRKEGKMPRASRESATARAPLGRQEPQPRPQEEPRRRPPQQPEAQEPPGRGPRVVPHEYMLSIYRTYSIAEKLGINASFFQSSKSANTITSFVDRGLDDLSHTPLRRQKYLFDVSTLSDKEELVGAELRLFRQAPAAPWGPPARPLQVQLFPCLSPLLLDARTLDPQGAPRPGWEVFDVWQVLRHQPREQLCLELRVAWGEQGAGEAEARAAPGLQQPPPPDLRSLGFGRRVRTPQERALLVVFTRSQRKNLFAEMREQLGSAEVAGPGAGAEGSWPPPSGTPDAGSWLPSPGRRRRRTAFASRHGKRHGKKSRLRCSKKPLHVNFKELGWDDWIIAPLEYEAYHCEGVCDFPLRSHLEPTNHAIIQTLMNSMDPGSTPPSCCVPTKLTPISILYIDAGNNVVYKQYEDMVVESCGCR